The genomic stretch TTTGCCGCATCCGCTGCGCGAGGAGCTGGCAAATCTCGAGCGGGCGTATTTCCGCCACGTCGACGCGGACGATGTGGACAGCGTGGTCACCGGTCTGTCGCTGATCTTCCAGCGACATCTGGAACTGGCGGCGACGCGTCCGGCGGGGCGCGCGCTGATCCGGGTCCACCATCCGGAAGAGAACACAGCCGACACGGGCACCACGGACGGCCCGGGTATCGGCGCTGCTGTCCAGGTGGTCACCGACGACATGCCGTTGCTCGTCGACTCGATCACCGCCGCGGTGAGCCGCGCCGGTGCGAGCATCACCGAGGTCATCCACCCCATCTTCGACGTCGAACGCGACGGCGAGGGGCATCTGCTGGCCGCCGCCGCGCACGAGGTCGAGACGAGATCCGGCCTGAGCGCGGGCGAAGGCGCCGCCCTGCGCCGCGAGTCGTGGATCCACCTGCAACTGCAGCCCACCGATCGCGCGGTGCTCGAAGGACTCGCCGACACACTGCGCAACGTGATCGCCGACGTGCGTCAGGTGGTCGCCGACCGCGGGGCGATCGAGCAGGCACAGCGCGCGCTCGCCGACGAACTGGACCGGCGCGCCGCGGCGGACGGTGGCCCGTTCCCGGCCCAGGACCTCACCGACACCGCGGCGCTGCTGCGCTGGCTGGCCGGCGGCTACTTCACCGTGCTCGGCTACGCGCGCTATCGGCTGCACAGTGTCGGTGGGCGCACGGTCACCGACCTGGTCGACGGGACCTGCCTGGGCGTGCTCCGCCCCGATGTCGGCACCGACTTCCGAGTGCCGGTCAACGGTGCGGACCGCCCGCTGCTGATGCTGACCCAGGGGCTCGTTCCGGCCACCGTGCACCGCTCGGTGTACCCGTACTTCGTCGGTGTCGCCGATGTCGACGCCGCCGGCGCGGTCGTCGGCGAGCACCTGTTCATCGGCGTGTTCACGGTGACCGCGGTCCACGAGAACGTGCTCGACATCCCGGTCATCTCGCGCCGGGTGCGCAGCGCGATCGAGGGCAGCGGGTTCGACCTGGAGTCCTACTCCGGGCAGGCCATGCTCGAGGTCATCCAGTCGTTCCCTCGCACCGAGCTGTTCTCCTCCGACGCGCAGACCATGCGCCGCACCGCCGAAGCCGTGCTGAACGTCGGTCTGCGCAGACAGGTTCGGCTGTTCCTGCGCGCGGACACCCACGGCCGGTTCGTGGCCTGCCTGGTGTACCTGCCCCGCGACCGCTACACCACCCACGTGCGCCTGAGCATGCAGGAGATCCTGGTGCGTGAACTGGGCGGTGATTCCATCGACTACTCCGCGCGCGTCAGCGAAAGCGAGTTGGCGAGTGTGTATTTCACCGTCCGGATCCCCGGCGCCGAAACCGGTGGACCGGACCGCGCGGCCATCCTGGCCCGCACCTCCGAGGAGAATCGCAAGCGCATCGAGGGCCTGCTCGCCGAGGCCAGCCGCACCTGGGCCGATCACCTGCTCGAACTGGTCGCCACCACGCCGGTGCTCGATCCCGAAGTGGTGCAGGAGTATTCGACCGCCTTCCCGGAGTCCTACAAGCAGGACTTCACGCCCGCCCGCGCGTTGCGCGACATCGCCCGGCTGGAGCGGCTCACCGAGGGCGCCATCGACCAGCACCTCTACCGGATTCCCGACGCCGAGCCCGGCGCGTGGCGGTTCGCGCTGGCGGTGTGCGGGGCCGGAATCTCGCTGAGCCAGGTGCTTCCGGTACTGCAGAGCCTGGGGCTCGAGGTCGTCGACGAGCGGCCCTACCGGGTGCGAGTGGAGCCGGAACGCTGGATCTACGACTTCGGGGTGCTGGCCCGTCAGGAGTTGCTGCGCAGCGCGCTCGACACCGATCTCGACGCCGAGCTGCTGGAGTCGGCCGCGGGCGAGGGCAGCGGTCTGCGGCAACGGTTCGTCGATGCCGTGGCGGCGATGTGGCACGGCCGCGCCGAAGCCGACGGACTCAACGAACTGGTGTTGCGTGCCCGGCTGCCGTGGCGCGCGGTCGCCATGCTGCGCGCCTACGCGAAATACCTTCAGCAGGCCGGCTTCCCGTATTCGCAGATCAATATCGCGCGGGTGCTGCTGGCCCATCCGGACATCGCCGCGCTACTGGTCGATCTGTTCGCCGCCCGCTTCGATCCCGGCACCTGCTCGGCCGAGCGTGCCGTCGAGTGCGAGGCGCAGCTGCGCCTGCGTATCGACGAGGTGGTCAGCCTGGACGCCGACCGTATCCTGCGCGCCATCCTCGGCCTGATCAAGGCCACCCTGCGTACGAACTTCTACACCACCGACGTCGACGGCGCCCCCCGCGCCTACATCTCGATGAAGGTCGAACCGCGCGAGATCGCCGAATTGCCCAAGCCGAAACCGCAGTTCGAGATCTTCGTCTACTCCCCGCGGGTGGAGGGCGTGCACCTGCGTTTCGGCTCGGTGGCGCGCGGCGGCCTGCGCTGGTCGGACCGCCTGGAGGATTTCCGCACCGAGATCCTGGGTCTGGTGAAGGCGCAGGCGGTGAAGAACGCCGTGATCGTCCCGGTCGGCGCCAAGGGTGGCTTCGTGGTCAAGCAGCCACCGCAGCCGACCGGTGACCCGGGCGCCGACCGTCAGGCGCTGACCGCCGAGGGCGTGGAGTGCTACCGCATCTTCATCTCCGGACTGCTCGATCTCACCGACAATGTCGATCTGGCCACCGGCGCGGTGGTGCCCCCGGCACGGGTGGTGCGTCACGACGGTGACGACACCTACCTGGTGGTCGCCGCCGACAAGGGCACCGCCAGCTTCTCCGACATCGCCAATGCCGTGGCGATCGACTACGGCTTCTGGCTGGGCGACGCCTTCGCCTCCGGCGGCTCGGCCGGTTACGACCACAAGGCGATGGGTATCACCGCGCGCGGGGCGTGGGAGAGCGTCAAACGCCACTTCCGCGAGATGGGGATCGACACCCAGAGCGAAGACTTCACCGTGGTGGGCATCGGTGACATGAGCGGTGACGTGTTCGGCAACGGCATGCTGCTGTCCGAGCACGTCCGCCTGGTCGCCGCGTTCGACCACCGGCACATCTTCCTCGACCCGAATCCCGATGCGGCGCGGTCCTATCGGGAACGGCAGCGCCTGTTCGCCCTGCCGCGGTCGAGTTGGGCCGACTACGATCGCGCACTGATCAGCGAGGGCGGCGGGGTATGGGATCGCACCGTGAAAGCGGTGCCGATCAGCCCGCAGGCCCGGGCCGCTCTCGGGCTGCCCGACGGCGTGACCTCGCTCGCGCCGCCGGAGCTGGTGCGCGCGATCCTGCTCGCGCCTGCGCAACTGCTGTGGAACGGCGGTATCGGCACCTACATCAAGGCGTCCACCGAGACCAACGCCGAGGTCGGCGACAAGTCCAACGATCCGGTCCGGGTCGACGGCAGGGATCTGCGCGTCGCGGTGATCGGTGAGGGCGGCAATCTGGGCGCCACCGCGCGCGGGCGCATCGAGTTCTGCCGGGCGGGCGGCAAGATGAACACCGACGCGTTGGACAACTCGGCCGGGGTGGACTGCTCCGATCACGAGGTCAACATCAAGGTCCTGCTGGACGGCGTGGTCAGCGCCGGGCTGCTCCCGGTGGCGGAGCGCAATCCGCTGCTGGCCTCGATGACCGACGAGGTCGCCCGGATGGTGTTGCGCGACAACGTCTCCCAGAACTTCCTGATGGGGCTGGCGCGGTTCGAGTCGACTCGGATGACCAATGTCAACGCCCGGCTGATCACCGACCTCGAAGAGCGCCGGGGCCTGGACCGCGAACTCGAGGCGTTGCCCTCGAAGACGGAGATGAAGCGCCGCGTGGCCAACGGCGAGGGCCTGCTCTCCCCGGAGCTGGCGAATCTGATGGCGCACGTGAAGCTTTCGCTCAAGTCCGACCTGCTCGACTCCGACCTGCCCGATCAGGCGTACTTCGCCGCACGGTTGCCGGAGTATTTCCCCGAGCCGATGCGCGAGCGGTTCGGCGCGGCGATCAAGCGGCACCGGCTGCGCCGCGAGATCGTCACCACCATGCTGGTCAACGAGATGGTGGACTACGGCGGCATCAGCTACGCCTTCCGGCTCAACGAGGAGAACGGCGCGTCCGCCAGCGACGCGGTGCGCGCGTTCGCCGCGGCGGTCGAGATCTTCGGCCTGCGCGAGGTGTGGGAACGCATCCGCGCGGCCGATGTCCCGGTCGCCGTGCGCGACGAACTGGAACTCGAGACCAAACGCACCCTGGACCGGGCCTCGCGCTGGCTGCTCAACAACCGTCCGCAGCCCATCGCGGTCGGCGCGGAGGTCAACCGGTATCGCGACGGCGTGCGGGAACTCGCGCCGAAGGTGTCCACGTGGCTGCGCGGCCATCACATCCTCAGCGTCACCGAACAGGCCGACGAACTGGTCAGGCGCGGTGCGCCGCGTGAGCTGGCCACCGAGGTCTACGGCCTGCTGAACCAGTTCCCGCTGCTGGACGTCCTCGACATCGCCGACATCACCGATCGCGACGGCGACGAGGTCGGCGCGATGTACTACGCGCTCAAC from Nocardia higoensis encodes the following:
- a CDS encoding NAD-glutamate dehydrogenase codes for the protein MTVSSELSGAAWAASLPHPLREELANLERAYFRHVDADDVDSVVTGLSLIFQRHLELAATRPAGRALIRVHHPEENTADTGTTDGPGIGAAVQVVTDDMPLLVDSITAAVSRAGASITEVIHPIFDVERDGEGHLLAAAAHEVETRSGLSAGEGAALRRESWIHLQLQPTDRAVLEGLADTLRNVIADVRQVVADRGAIEQAQRALADELDRRAAADGGPFPAQDLTDTAALLRWLAGGYFTVLGYARYRLHSVGGRTVTDLVDGTCLGVLRPDVGTDFRVPVNGADRPLLMLTQGLVPATVHRSVYPYFVGVADVDAAGAVVGEHLFIGVFTVTAVHENVLDIPVISRRVRSAIEGSGFDLESYSGQAMLEVIQSFPRTELFSSDAQTMRRTAEAVLNVGLRRQVRLFLRADTHGRFVACLVYLPRDRYTTHVRLSMQEILVRELGGDSIDYSARVSESELASVYFTVRIPGAETGGPDRAAILARTSEENRKRIEGLLAEASRTWADHLLELVATTPVLDPEVVQEYSTAFPESYKQDFTPARALRDIARLERLTEGAIDQHLYRIPDAEPGAWRFALAVCGAGISLSQVLPVLQSLGLEVVDERPYRVRVEPERWIYDFGVLARQELLRSALDTDLDAELLESAAGEGSGLRQRFVDAVAAMWHGRAEADGLNELVLRARLPWRAVAMLRAYAKYLQQAGFPYSQINIARVLLAHPDIAALLVDLFAARFDPGTCSAERAVECEAQLRLRIDEVVSLDADRILRAILGLIKATLRTNFYTTDVDGAPRAYISMKVEPREIAELPKPKPQFEIFVYSPRVEGVHLRFGSVARGGLRWSDRLEDFRTEILGLVKAQAVKNAVIVPVGAKGGFVVKQPPQPTGDPGADRQALTAEGVECYRIFISGLLDLTDNVDLATGAVVPPARVVRHDGDDTYLVVAADKGTASFSDIANAVAIDYGFWLGDAFASGGSAGYDHKAMGITARGAWESVKRHFREMGIDTQSEDFTVVGIGDMSGDVFGNGMLLSEHVRLVAAFDHRHIFLDPNPDAARSYRERQRLFALPRSSWADYDRALISEGGGVWDRTVKAVPISPQARAALGLPDGVTSLAPPELVRAILLAPAQLLWNGGIGTYIKASTETNAEVGDKSNDPVRVDGRDLRVAVIGEGGNLGATARGRIEFCRAGGKMNTDALDNSAGVDCSDHEVNIKVLLDGVVSAGLLPVAERNPLLASMTDEVARMVLRDNVSQNFLMGLARFESTRMTNVNARLITDLEERRGLDRELEALPSKTEMKRRVANGEGLLSPELANLMAHVKLSLKSDLLDSDLPDQAYFAARLPEYFPEPMRERFGAAIKRHRLRREIVTTMLVNEMVDYGGISYAFRLNEENGASASDAVRAFAAAVEIFGLREVWERIRAADVPVAVRDELELETKRTLDRASRWLLNNRPQPIAVGAEVNRYRDGVRELAPKVSTWLRGHHILSVTEQADELVRRGAPRELATEVYGLLNQFPLLDVLDIADITDRDGDEVGAMYYALNDHLKIDWLLAAISDLERGDRWHALARLAVRDDMYSSLRSLTLDVLSAGDPEETAEEKIQYWESKNQSRLGRARAALAEIFESGAHDLAGLSVAARQVRSMVSGVGAQS